The genome window AAGAAGCCCACGTTTAGATTTAACCTTTGCGCTTAGCCAGTGGGTTTGCCAGTGGCCTAGCCTTCCTTATTAATGAAGGGTAAAAGGGCGATCATGCGAGCACGTTTAACAGCGGTTGTTAAGTCTCGCTGTTGCTTAGCCGTTAGCCCTGTGATGCGGCGAGGCAAAATCTTACCCCGCTCAGTAATGAACTTACGCAGCAAATCTACATCCTTGTAATCGATCGGATCTCCAGGCTTAATCGGGGAAATGCGGCGGCGGAAATAGGTCATAGTCAGTTATTTAATCTCCTTATGGACAGTGTGCTTGTTGCAGTGGGGGCAGAATTTTTTTAGCTCCAACCGTCCAGTCGTGTTGCGACGGTTTTTAGTAGTTGTATAGCGAGAAACACCGGGCGATCGCTTGTCGGGGTTGGTACGACACTCGGTGCATTCTAGTGTAATGATAATACGAACGCCCTTAGCCATAGGTTATGTGCCAAACTGGGATACAAAAAATGTGCTTATTTCGCAAACGCGATCTCCTATTGTTTCACACGATCGCGAATTTGAGCAACTAGTTGACGGATTTTTAGGTCTAGTGAGTACCCGCGTCGATAAACAACCAAGGTATTGGTGATGCGGTCATGAAGGGTTTGCAGTTGCTCTGGATCCGATAATACAAAGACAGCATCGATCGCCAAGGGCAGAATCAGCAAGATATAGAACGACTCACTGGGCAAAATTCCTCTGCTTAGACCAATTAATGCCAACAATGTCTCAACGCCAACAATCGTTTCTCGCTTAGCTAATGTCGTCAAGTCAGGTGTGCGCCGCCACTCTAGGCTGATGATCCGCATATCAAATGCCCATCGTCCCAAACTTTGCCCTTGACGCTGATACGGGATAACAACCCGCAAGACTAGCCAAACAACGAAAAAAATCAAGCTACTTAGTAGGGCACT of Cyanobacteriota bacterium contains these proteins:
- the rpsR gene encoding 30S ribosomal protein S18, whose translation is MTYFRRRISPIKPGDPIDYKDVDLLRKFITERGKILPRRITGLTAKQQRDLTTAVKRARMIALLPFINKEG
- the rpmG gene encoding 50S ribosomal protein L33, yielding MAKGVRIIITLECTECRTNPDKRSPGVSRYTTTKNRRNTTGRLELKKFCPHCNKHTVHKEIK
- a CDS encoding RDD family protein is translated as MPTRPQLPVLRPPEVPIWRRGAALGLDGIAAWLTSALFGVKSALLSSLIFFVVWLVLRVVIPYQRQGQSLGRWAFDMRIISLEWRRTPDLTTLAKRETIVGVETLLALIGLSRGILPSESFYILLILPLAIDAVFVLSDPEQLQTLHDRITNTLVVYRRGYSLDLKIRQLVAQIRDRVKQ